The following proteins come from a genomic window of Ictalurus furcatus strain D&B chromosome 12, Billie_1.0, whole genome shotgun sequence:
- the LOC128615428 gene encoding uncharacterized protein LOC128615428, with product MDTHLWREELLALSNTRILPTERPVIPEEIRRRRRGSRAGLKRRERKKRYKPFIPSVITGNVRSLSNKMEELTALTRLQREYRECSIMCFTKTWLNDLSTDSLVTLDGFQLVRADRKAKESSKRKGGGIAMFVNERWCNPGHVRVKEQWCTKDIELLAVSMRPYYLPREFSHVIALTVYIPPSADATAAHELLHTVVSQLQTSHPQSLLLISGDFNHASLSSTLPTFTQYVKCHTRGNKTLDLQYANTKDAYSSSPLPPLGHSDHNLVHLLSVYIPLVNKQPPITVYVRNGLRRLVRH from the exons ATGGATACGCATTTGTGGAG GGAGGAGCTGTTAGCACTGAGCAACACCAGGATACTTCCTACAGAAAGACCGGTGATCCCCGAGGAAAttaggagaaggagaaggggaaGCAGAGCTGGACTTAAACGCcgggagagaaaaaaacgatACAAACCGTTCATTCCGTCCGTTATTACGGGGAATGTGAGATCTCTCTCCAATAAGATGGAAGAGCTAACGGCGCTAACCAGGCTGCAGAGGGAGTACCGGGAGTGTAGCATCATGTGCTTCACAAAGACGTGGTTGAACGATCTCAGTACGGATTCACTGGTTACACTGGACGGATTTCAACTTGTGAGAGCGGACAGGAAAGCAAAGGAGAGCAGCAAGAGGAAGGGTGGGGGAATAGCGATGTTTGTGAACGAGAGATGGTGTAACCCTGGGCATGTCAGGGTTAAAGAGCAGTGGTGCACTAAGGATATTGAGTTACTAGCGGTTAGCATGCGGCCATATTACCTGCCGAGGGAGTTCTCGCACGTCATTGCGTTAACTGTCTACATCCCCCCCTCGGCTGACGCTACAGCGGCACATGAGCTACTTCACACTGTTGTGTCACAGCTGCAGACATCACACCCACAGTCCCTCCTTCTCATCTCCGGGGACTTTAATCATGCTTCCCTGTCCTCAACTCTCCCCACCTTCACACAGTATGTTAAATGCCACACTAGGGGCAATAAAACACTGGATCTGCAGTATGCAAACACAAAAGATGCATACAGTTCTTCACCCCTTCCCCCGCTTGGCCACTCAGATCACAACCTGGTACATCTGCTGTCTGTCTACATACCTTTGGTGAATAAACAACCTCCAATTACAGTGTATGTGAGAAATGGTCTGAGGAGACTAGTGAGGCACTAA